A stretch of the Calditerrivibrio sp. genome encodes the following:
- a CDS encoding ABC transporter ATP-binding protein, whose translation MLKLKNIHTKYGHIEALKGIDIHIKEGEIVTIIGGNGAGKTTTLNTISGIVKPVAGEIFFLNKDITSWKADKIVAEGLIQVPEGRQVFPNLTVHENLLLGAYLQKDKVKLSEKLEYVYSLFPRLKEREKQLGGTLSGGEQQMLAIGRALMGNPVLLLLDEPSLGLAPIVVQNIFKIIQDINKQGTTILLVEQNAHMALSIAHRGYVLETGKITLEDNAKNLLNNDEVRKAYLGG comes from the coding sequence ATGCTTAAGTTAAAAAATATACATACAAAATATGGACATATTGAAGCGTTAAAGGGTATAGATATTCATATCAAAGAAGGTGAAATTGTAACAATAATAGGTGGCAATGGTGCTGGTAAAACGACCACTCTAAACACAATTTCAGGGATTGTAAAGCCTGTGGCTGGTGAGATATTCTTTCTCAATAAAGATATAACAAGTTGGAAAGCTGATAAGATTGTTGCTGAGGGGCTCATTCAAGTTCCTGAAGGGCGTCAGGTATTTCCGAATCTCACGGTGCATGAAAATCTTTTGTTGGGGGCATATTTACAGAAGGATAAGGTTAAGTTATCAGAAAAACTTGAGTATGTCTACTCACTTTTTCCGAGACTTAAGGAAAGGGAGAAACAGCTTGGGGGTACTCTATCTGGTGGTGAACAACAGATGCTTGCCATAGGTAGGGCTTTAATGGGCAACCCTGTTCTACTCTTGTTGGATGAACCTTCATTGGGGCTTGCACCCATTGTGGTACAAAATATTTTTAAGATAATTCAGGATATTAACAAACAGGGGACAACAATTCTTCTGGTGGAACAAAATGCCCACATGGCTCTTTCCATTGCCCATAGAGGGTATGTGTTAGAGACTGGGAAAATTACACTTGAGGATAATGCAAAAAACCTGCTCAATAACGATGAGGTGAGAAAAGCCTATCTTGGTGGATAA
- a CDS encoding ABC transporter ATP-binding protein has product MSEIILELKNISMHFGGLKAVDDVSFVINKGEILSLIGPNGAGKTTAFNVITGVYIPTAGEVIFKNTRLNDLKPYQITELGIARTFQNIRLFDQLTALDNIIIAMHCRRKSNMLQSIIRTFAYIAEEKQCIAEAEALLDYMGLLGDKDEQAQNLPYGKQRKLEIARALATGAELLLLDEPAAGMNPQETEELMDTIQNIRKDLEKTVFLIEHDMKLVMGISDRIIVFDYGKLIAEGTPEEIKKNPRVIEAYLGKEVEEHA; this is encoded by the coding sequence ATGTCTGAGATTATACTCGAGCTAAAAAATATATCGATGCACTTTGGTGGATTAAAAGCTGTCGATGATGTTTCGTTTGTCATCAACAAAGGGGAGATCTTAAGTCTCATAGGACCTAATGGTGCAGGAAAAACGACTGCTTTTAATGTTATAACCGGTGTATATATACCCACTGCCGGTGAGGTTATTTTTAAAAACACAAGGCTCAATGATCTTAAGCCTTATCAAATAACAGAGTTAGGTATTGCAAGAACCTTTCAAAACATACGGTTGTTTGATCAGTTAACAGCTCTTGATAACATCATAATAGCTATGCATTGTAGAAGAAAATCGAATATGTTACAATCTATTATTAGAACTTTTGCGTATATTGCTGAGGAAAAGCAGTGTATAGCTGAGGCAGAGGCTTTGTTGGACTACATGGGGTTGTTGGGGGATAAGGATGAGCAAGCCCAAAATCTCCCTTATGGTAAGCAGAGAAAGCTTGAGATTGCAAGGGCTCTTGCTACAGGTGCAGAACTGCTATTGCTCGATGAACCAGCTGCAGGTATGAACCCTCAGGAGACAGAAGAACTGATGGATACTATTCAAAATATAAGAAAAGATCTTGAAAAAACTGTTTTCCTTATAGAACATGATATGAAGTTAGTGATGGGTATATCGGATAGGATTATTGTGTTTGATTATGGTAAGTTGATAGCAGAAGGTACCCCTGAGGAGATCAAGAAAAACCCACGTGTTATTGAGGCTTATTTGGGTAAAGAGGTGGAAGAACATGCTTAA
- a CDS encoding branched-chain amino acid ABC transporter permease — protein sequence MDFSFLFNDYVVQVATNTGINIIMVLGLNLITGVTGQLSLGHAAFMSIGAYSSALVSTKLGAPFIVSLLCGTFTGAIFGAILGIPILRLRGDYLAIATLGFGEIIRVFLLNTDFVGGALGIYNIPDKTNFWIVLGLVIFSIVFMQRLEKSRHGMAIKSIREDEIASEMMGINISKYKIISFTIGSAFAALGGTLYAHFMTYINPVDFGFMKSIEQLCMLVLGGMGSIFGAVAGTIVLSTIPEFLRFASEYRMLTYGVVLIIMMIFRPQGLFGKIKVNV from the coding sequence ATGGATTTTTCATTTTTGTTTAATGACTATGTTGTTCAAGTAGCTACAAACACCGGAATTAACATAATAATGGTTTTAGGACTAAACCTTATCACGGGTGTGACTGGCCAGCTTTCCCTGGGGCATGCTGCATTCATGAGTATTGGAGCTTATTCTTCAGCTCTTGTGTCTACAAAATTGGGGGCACCTTTTATAGTATCCCTCTTGTGTGGAACTTTTACAGGGGCTATCTTCGGAGCCATTTTGGGGATACCTATATTGAGACTAAGGGGTGATTATCTTGCGATAGCAACCCTTGGGTTTGGGGAGATCATAAGAGTGTTTTTACTGAACACCGATTTCGTAGGCGGTGCTCTGGGGATTTATAATATACCTGATAAGACAAATTTCTGGATTGTATTGGGATTAGTTATATTCTCAATAGTTTTTATGCAGAGGCTTGAAAAGTCAAGGCATGGAATGGCTATAAAGAGTATTAGAGAAGATGAGATAGCCTCAGAAATGATGGGGATTAATATCTCAAAATATAAAATCATTTCTTTTACAATAGGTTCTGCTTTTGCAGCATTGGGTGGAACTCTTTATGCTCATTTTATGACATATATAAACCCTGTTGACTTCGGTTTTATGAAATCTATTGAGCAGTTATGTATGTTGGTATTAGGTGGTATGGGCTCTATTTTTGGTGCTGTAGCTGGTACAATTGTTTTGAGTACAATCCCTGAATTTTTAAGATTTGCATCCGAATATAGGATGCTTACCTATGGTGTTGTGCTGATTATCATGATGATCTTTAGGCCTCAAGGGCTGTTTGGAAAAATTAAGGTAAATGTATAG